A window from Gottschalkiaceae bacterium SANA encodes these proteins:
- a CDS encoding pyruvate, water dikinase regulatory protein — protein MSDSISIYIISSSMGITAEQLAKASIAQFDLDEFKIHRFTNIVTKEAVDQVLAGIPPENSMIIFTLVFEEVAAYLVSEARRHGIEVFDAMSPVLKALTRLTGKPPKQIPGAYRALNEDYFDRIDAIEFAIRCDDGKDERGFIDADVLLLGISRTSKTPTSMSLAHRNIKVANLPLVPEVEPPDIIFELDPRKIVGLTTDMTKLEEIRNERLKALGLSQTSNYAKDERIVTEIEYSNKIYEKLGCMVINTAEKSVEETASLIAEHLRKEGLIE, from the coding sequence ATGAGTGACTCCATTTCGATTTATATTATATCGAGTTCAATGGGCATAACAGCAGAACAATTGGCGAAGGCTTCTATCGCTCAATTCGACTTGGATGAATTTAAAATTCATCGATTTACCAACATCGTTACGAAAGAAGCGGTTGATCAGGTACTTGCCGGGATCCCGCCTGAAAATAGCATGATTATTTTTACTCTGGTATTTGAAGAAGTTGCGGCCTATTTGGTTTCAGAAGCCCGACGTCATGGGATTGAGGTATTTGATGCCATGAGTCCTGTCTTGAAGGCTTTAACACGGTTGACGGGGAAACCACCCAAGCAGATTCCGGGTGCATATCGTGCGTTGAATGAGGATTATTTCGATCGGATCGATGCCATTGAATTTGCGATTCGCTGTGATGATGGCAAGGATGAGCGGGGATTTATAGACGCTGATGTCCTGCTTCTGGGTATTTCGAGAACCTCGAAAACGCCGACTAGTATGAGTTTGGCCCATCGCAACATTAAGGTAGCCAACTTACCCTTGGTACCGGAAGTGGAACCGCCTGACATTATTTTTGAGCTGGATCCCAGAAAAATAGTGGGATTGACCACGGATATGACCAAGTTAGAAGAGATACGAAACGAGCGTTTAAAGGCATTGGGACTTTCGCAAACGTCAAATTATGCTAAGGATGAACGGATTGTTACAGAAATTGAGTATTCGAACAAGATCTATGAAAAACTTGGATGCATGGTAATCAATACAGCTGAGAAGTCAGTTGAAGAAACGGCGAGTTTGATTGCGGAGCATTTGAGAAAAGAAGGATTGATCGAATAG
- the recO gene encoding DNA repair protein RecO — protein sequence MVEEVEGIVIREVKYRDADRILTLYTKEYGRITASANGARRMKSPLHGVTLPFVRGEYSIYFGRKMNRIQSGQILSSHYGISENLDQLAYGQYLFELVALTTPEGESNERDYALLAKTLEVLTKVSGGALRSLIHAFELKHLAFLGLRPQLSACAVCGKQESNFRYFHAQHGGAICSDCVRKTRGSMRVSESVIPAMRFLLMTSFEEIIVHPIPEPELKQIETCILEFIFLQTDRRDFRSLAFLRQIQASSSD from the coding sequence GTGGTTGAGGAAGTCGAAGGGATTGTTATTCGCGAGGTGAAGTATCGGGATGCTGATCGAATTTTAACCTTGTATACCAAAGAGTATGGGCGAATCACGGCTTCCGCCAATGGAGCGAGGCGGATGAAGAGTCCCTTGCATGGGGTGACGCTACCATTTGTTCGGGGGGAGTATTCGATCTATTTTGGCCGCAAGATGAATCGTATTCAGAGCGGTCAGATCTTATCATCTCATTATGGAATTTCAGAGAATCTAGATCAACTGGCTTATGGACAATATCTGTTTGAATTGGTTGCTTTGACAACCCCGGAAGGGGAGAGCAATGAACGGGATTATGCTCTTTTGGCAAAGACCTTGGAAGTTTTAACCAAGGTGTCAGGTGGTGCTTTAAGAAGCTTAATTCATGCCTTTGAACTCAAGCATCTTGCCTTTTTAGGACTAAGACCACAACTAAGTGCTTGCGCTGTGTGTGGAAAGCAGGAATCAAATTTTCGATATTTTCATGCCCAGCACGGTGGAGCCATTTGCTCAGATTGCGTACGGAAGACGAGGGGAAGTATGCGAGTTTCCGAGTCTGTAATCCCAGCCATGCGTTTTTTGTTGATGACGAGTTTTGAAGAGATTATCGTACATCCGATTCCGGAACCCGAACTCAAACAAATTGAAACCTGTATTCTAGAATTTATATTTTTGCAAACAGATCGCCGGGATTTTCGTTCCCTGGCCTTTTTGCGTCAAATACAAGCATCCTCTTCTGATTGA
- a CDS encoding HAD family phosphatase, whose product MNIHDFHAVIFDLDGTLIDSMWVWKQIDIDYLAKKQIAFPLQFQSELDGMSFTETAVYFKEHFQLEDSVEAIKQDWIDMSYQKYTQDVTLKEGVLPFLRFLADSNIPMGIGTSSNRQLAEGVLCRHQIDGYFSSLRTSCEVEAGKPNPAIFLKVAEDLGVNPKNCLVFEDTLAGIQAAKRAGMAVIAIHEPAHAHRRDEIQALADEYLDNFHPLLKNTCK is encoded by the coding sequence ATGAATATACATGATTTTCACGCAGTTATTTTCGATTTAGACGGAACCCTAATCGATTCCATGTGGGTATGGAAACAAATCGATATCGATTATTTAGCAAAAAAACAAATTGCATTTCCACTTCAATTTCAAAGCGAATTAGATGGTATGAGTTTTACAGAAACCGCCGTCTACTTTAAGGAACACTTTCAATTAGAAGACAGCGTCGAAGCCATAAAACAAGACTGGATCGACATGTCATACCAAAAGTATACCCAAGACGTCACCTTAAAGGAAGGTGTTTTACCTTTTCTCCGGTTTCTCGCGGATTCGAACATTCCAATGGGTATCGGAACCAGCAGCAACCGTCAACTGGCGGAAGGTGTTCTTTGCCGCCATCAAATCGACGGATATTTTTCAAGCCTGCGCACCTCCTGCGAGGTGGAAGCTGGAAAACCGAATCCGGCTATCTTTTTAAAAGTCGCAGAAGACCTTGGTGTTAATCCCAAAAACTGCCTAGTCTTTGAAGACACCCTGGCCGGAATCCAGGCTGCAAAACGCGCTGGCATGGCTGTCATTGCCATCCATGAACCCGCTCATGCTCATCGTCGTGACGAGATTCAAGCCTTGGCAGATGAGTACCTTGATAATTTCCATCCACTGCTCAAAAATACATGTAAGTAG
- the hflX gene encoding GTPase HflX, translating into MQNKENENQENHVPERVLIVAVQKKGEPTIEAELRELERLVEAAGGETVAVATQSLEKFHPRTYVGKGKLEELAALCQADEIDAVVFNDELSGSQLKNLEDQFQRKITDRTALILEIFAKRASSSEGRLQVELARLRYRLPRLTGLRSDLSRAGVGISGRGPGEKRSELDKRYLLRRIEEIESKLKKLEKTREVTRKQRVKSEMPIVLMVGYTNAGKSTLMNNLVEDEDKAVFTKDMLFATLDTALRQCALPSGRNFLLGDTVGFVSKLPTTLIEAFKGTLEEVVEADLLLHVLDGSSDDIEMQYKTTMSVLETLEVRDKPMIVVYNKKDLIKGSKVVHMGDTVSISAKSGEGVDKLLEKLEAMIYEPLQEKELLLPMSAGALINQLHQEKRILDTRYEAEGIYVRAMWKKEELERWS; encoded by the coding sequence ATGCAGAATAAAGAAAATGAAAACCAAGAGAACCATGTACCGGAACGAGTATTGATTGTCGCGGTGCAGAAGAAAGGCGAACCAACCATTGAAGCAGAATTGCGAGAATTGGAGCGACTAGTCGAAGCGGCGGGTGGAGAAACGGTTGCCGTCGCCACCCAATCTCTGGAAAAATTTCATCCTAGAACTTATGTGGGGAAAGGGAAACTTGAAGAGTTGGCAGCCCTTTGCCAGGCAGATGAAATTGATGCTGTGGTTTTTAATGATGAGTTGAGTGGTTCACAATTAAAGAACCTAGAGGATCAGTTTCAAAGAAAGATTACCGATCGAACAGCTTTGATTTTAGAAATTTTCGCCAAGCGAGCAAGTTCTTCTGAGGGTCGATTGCAGGTAGAGTTGGCACGGCTTCGATATCGATTGCCTCGACTGACCGGATTGCGATCAGATCTTTCGAGAGCTGGTGTTGGAATCAGTGGCAGAGGTCCTGGCGAGAAGCGATCGGAATTGGATAAGCGATATCTATTGAGGCGAATCGAAGAGATTGAGTCTAAGTTGAAGAAACTGGAGAAAACTCGTGAAGTGACTCGGAAACAGCGAGTGAAGTCAGAGATGCCGATCGTATTGATGGTGGGATACACCAATGCGGGAAAATCGACCTTGATGAATAATTTGGTGGAGGATGAGGACAAGGCCGTGTTCACCAAGGATATGCTCTTTGCAACGCTAGATACCGCTCTGCGTCAATGCGCTCTACCTTCGGGCCGGAATTTTTTGCTGGGTGATACTGTCGGATTTGTCAGCAAATTGCCTACAACCCTTATAGAGGCTTTTAAAGGCACCCTTGAGGAGGTTGTTGAGGCGGATTTGCTTCTTCATGTCTTGGATGGGTCAAGTGATGACATCGAGATGCAATATAAGACGACCATGTCGGTATTGGAAACCCTTGAGGTTCGGGACAAGCCCATGATTGTGGTCTACAACAAGAAAGACTTAATCAAAGGGAGCAAGGTGGTCCATATGGGCGATACCGTTTCGATCTCTGCTAAATCGGGAGAGGGTGTCGATAAGCTTCTTGAAAAGTTGGAAGCTATGATCTATGAACCCCTGCAAGAAAAGGAATTGTTGCTTCCGATGAGTGCAGGTGCATTGATTAATCAATTGCATCAAGAAAAAAGAATTCTAGATACTCGCTATGAAGCAGAAGGAATTTATGTACGAGCCATGTGGAAAAAAGAAGAGCTAGAACGCTGGTCCTAG
- a CDS encoding nicotinate phosphoribosyltransferase produces MLSRNLTMLTDFYELTMGNGYFEEGLHEQVVYFDMFFRSVPDKGGFAIMAGVEQLIQYLENLNFTKEDIEFLQTKKTFSDGFLDYLANFKFECDVWAVPEGTPIFPNEPIVKVKGPLLQAQMIETMVLLAINHQSLIATKANRIVRAAQGKPVVEFGSRRAQGPDGAVLGARAAYIGGVVGTACVLADQLYGVPSSGTMAHSWVQLFQSEYEAFKVYAQHYPDNCLLLIDTYHVLKSGIENAIKVFDDVLKPLGKRPVGIRIDSGDVAYLSKKVRARLDEAGYDDCKIFVSNSLDENIISDLAVQGAKIDAYGVGERLITSKSDPVFGGVYKLVAVESEGVVIPKIKISANVEKITTPGAKKVLRFFRKESGKAIADLLTLEEEIIDTSKPYTLFNPYYTWKRLTVEDYEVRELLVPIFEGGKRVYESPSLVDIRSYCMVETEKLWDEVRRLENPHRYFVDLSEDLWQIKHTLLEEYSEGDY; encoded by the coding sequence ATGTTAAGCAGAAATTTAACAATGTTGACAGATTTTTATGAATTAACAATGGGCAATGGATATTTTGAAGAAGGCTTGCATGAGCAAGTCGTTTATTTTGATATGTTCTTTCGTTCGGTGCCGGATAAAGGTGGCTTTGCTATCATGGCTGGAGTTGAGCAGTTAATTCAGTATCTTGAAAACCTTAATTTTACCAAGGAAGACATTGAATTCTTACAAACAAAAAAGACGTTTTCTGATGGTTTTCTTGACTATCTTGCGAATTTCAAGTTCGAGTGTGATGTTTGGGCTGTACCTGAGGGAACACCGATTTTTCCCAATGAGCCAATTGTTAAGGTCAAGGGACCTTTGCTGCAAGCACAGATGATCGAAACCATGGTTTTACTGGCAATTAATCATCAATCCCTAATCGCAACTAAGGCGAATCGAATTGTTAGGGCTGCACAAGGGAAACCGGTAGTTGAATTTGGTTCTCGTCGTGCCCAGGGTCCAGACGGAGCTGTTTTAGGTGCCCGTGCGGCCTATATTGGCGGAGTTGTAGGAACAGCCTGTGTATTGGCGGATCAACTTTACGGCGTTCCATCTAGCGGTACCATGGCGCACAGTTGGGTTCAATTGTTTCAATCGGAGTATGAGGCTTTTAAGGTTTATGCGCAACATTATCCAGACAATTGCTTGCTTTTAATCGATACTTATCATGTACTGAAATCAGGCATTGAGAATGCCATTAAGGTATTTGATGATGTATTAAAACCGTTAGGAAAACGACCCGTTGGGATTCGAATCGATTCTGGCGATGTGGCTTATCTATCGAAAAAGGTGAGAGCGAGACTGGATGAGGCGGGGTATGATGACTGTAAGATCTTTGTTTCAAATTCATTAGATGAAAATATTATCTCTGATCTGGCTGTTCAAGGTGCAAAAATTGATGCATATGGTGTGGGGGAACGATTAATTACCTCTAAATCGGATCCCGTATTCGGGGGCGTATATAAGCTGGTTGCAGTAGAATCGGAAGGGGTTGTCATTCCGAAGATTAAAATTAGTGCCAATGTAGAGAAGATCACAACACCAGGTGCCAAGAAAGTTCTGCGTTTCTTTCGAAAGGAAAGCGGAAAGGCCATCGCAGATTTATTAACCTTGGAAGAGGAAATCATCGATACGAGTAAGCCATACACTCTTTTTAACCCATACTATACCTGGAAACGGTTAACCGTTGAGGATTACGAGGTCAGAGAACTCTTGGTGCCTATTTTTGAGGGTGGTAAACGGGTATACGAATCACCAAGCTTGGTAGATATTCGTTCTTATTGTATGGTAGAAACGGAAAAATTATGGGATGAGGTTCGACGATTGGAAAATCCACATCGATATTTTGTTGACTTATCGGAAGATTTGTGGCAAATTAAACATACTCTCTTAGAAGAATATTCTGAGGGTGATTATTAG
- a CDS encoding dihydroorotate dehydrogenase-like protein, producing the protein MKLETTLMGLSLKNPFVIGANPWTGKITKLKELEAAGASAVVLPSLFEEKIQLEKFQHQESMHEFDDLHAEMLTQHPNTDYAGAEIYLHFIKQAKSSLSIPIFASLNALTSDTWIYYAKKIEEAGADGLELNLYHTAKNPNHSSQKIEQEQLQIVQQVRSEIKIPLSVKLSPYYTNTLHFIQRLEEIGVNGYVLYNRFFEEEIDIDREILTFPLRLSQGTEYTHAMKAIGLLYGTIKGDLIATGGLHTTESIIQVILAGASAVQVVSLVHMQSPSVLRTLIEEVTQWMDQKGYGSLEAFRGSLSKKNQQDPFAFERDQYIDLLLKGKVL; encoded by the coding sequence ATGAAACTTGAAACTACCCTAATGGGGTTATCCCTAAAAAATCCATTTGTTATAGGCGCAAATCCATGGACCGGAAAAATCACCAAACTAAAAGAATTGGAAGCAGCAGGTGCAAGCGCTGTCGTCCTCCCCTCTCTCTTTGAAGAAAAAATTCAATTAGAGAAATTTCAACATCAAGAATCCATGCATGAATTTGATGATTTGCATGCCGAAATGCTCACTCAGCATCCCAATACAGACTATGCCGGTGCCGAGATCTATCTCCATTTTATCAAACAAGCCAAATCTTCGCTATCAATTCCTATTTTTGCCAGTCTCAATGCCCTAACATCCGATACTTGGATCTATTACGCAAAAAAAATCGAAGAGGCCGGTGCCGATGGACTAGAATTGAACCTCTATCATACCGCAAAGAACCCAAACCACAGTTCTCAAAAAATTGAGCAAGAGCAGCTTCAGATCGTACAACAAGTACGTAGCGAAATCAAAATTCCACTTTCGGTAAAGCTGAGTCCCTACTACACCAATACCCTGCATTTCATACAACGTCTCGAAGAAATCGGGGTAAACGGATATGTGCTCTACAACCGATTCTTCGAAGAAGAGATCGATATAGACCGAGAAATTCTCACTTTCCCTTTACGCTTGAGTCAAGGTACCGAGTACACCCATGCCATGAAGGCCATCGGGCTCTTATATGGTACAATAAAGGGCGATCTAATCGCAACTGGCGGACTTCACACCACCGAATCTATTATTCAAGTCATATTGGCAGGTGCCAGCGCTGTCCAAGTGGTCAGTCTGGTGCATATGCAATCCCCTAGCGTCTTGAGAACCCTGATCGAAGAAGTAACGCAATGGATGGATCAAAAGGGATACGGCTCCCTAGAAGCATTCCGCGGCTCATTATCGAAAAAGAATCAACAAGATCCTTTTGCCTTTGAGAGAGACCAGTATATTGATCTCCTCTTAAAGGGAAAGGTTTTATAA
- a CDS encoding glycine--tRNA ligase — protein sequence MADVTMEKIVSLSKSRGFVFPGSDIYGGLANTWDYGPLGVELKNNVKKMWWKKFIQESPYNVGLDAAILMNPQTWVASGHVGGFADPLMDCRACKSRFRADQLIEEFAAKKGLELEGPVDAWSKEQMEAYIADQGIKCPSCGKIDFTKIRQFNLMFKTFQGVTEDTASEIFLRPETAQGIFVNFKNVQRASRLKIPFGIGQVGKSFRNEITPGNFTFRTREFEQMELEFFCKPGTDLEWFAYWKQFCMDWLKEFGVAEEKIKFRDHEEDELSHYSNATTDIEYLFPFGWGELWGIADRTDYDLKQHMETSGSDLRYQDPITNEKYVPYCIEPSLGADRVTLAFLIDAYTEEILEDGSTRNLMKFHPALAPVKATVLPLSKKLGEGAMEVYRLLAKSFNTQYDDAGSIGKRYRRNDEIGTPFCITFDFDSQEDGAVTVRHRDTMEQERIPVSELVAYLRERLEF from the coding sequence ATGGCAGATGTAACAATGGAAAAGATTGTCTCATTATCGAAATCCCGAGGATTTGTATTTCCGGGTTCCGATATTTATGGTGGTTTGGCAAATACATGGGATTATGGTCCTTTGGGTGTTGAACTGAAAAACAATGTTAAAAAAATGTGGTGGAAGAAATTTATCCAAGAGTCTCCTTATAATGTAGGATTGGATGCCGCAATTTTGATGAACCCTCAAACATGGGTGGCATCAGGTCATGTTGGTGGTTTTGCGGATCCATTGATGGATTGCCGTGCTTGTAAGTCTCGTTTTCGAGCCGATCAATTGATTGAAGAATTTGCTGCAAAGAAAGGATTGGAACTGGAAGGTCCTGTGGATGCGTGGTCTAAAGAGCAGATGGAAGCATATATCGCAGACCAAGGTATTAAATGCCCTTCTTGTGGAAAAATTGATTTTACAAAAATCCGTCAATTCAATTTGATGTTTAAAACTTTCCAGGGTGTAACCGAAGATACGGCAAGTGAGATCTTCCTGCGACCGGAAACGGCACAAGGAATCTTTGTTAACTTTAAGAATGTTCAACGTGCATCGCGTTTGAAAATACCATTTGGAATCGGACAAGTCGGAAAATCGTTCAGAAATGAGATTACTCCTGGAAACTTTACCTTTAGAACCCGTGAATTCGAGCAGATGGAATTGGAATTTTTCTGCAAGCCGGGAACGGATTTAGAGTGGTTTGCATATTGGAAGCAATTTTGTATGGATTGGTTGAAAGAATTTGGCGTAGCGGAAGAAAAAATAAAATTCCGTGACCACGAAGAAGATGAACTTTCACATTATTCCAATGCGACTACAGATATTGAATATTTGTTCCCATTTGGCTGGGGTGAGTTGTGGGGCATTGCTGATCGTACAGATTACGACTTGAAACAACATATGGAAACATCAGGTTCTGATCTAAGATATCAGGATCCGATCACCAATGAAAAATATGTACCATATTGCATCGAGCCGTCTTTGGGGGCGGACCGTGTAACCCTAGCTTTCTTAATTGATGCCTATACGGAAGAAATTTTGGAAGATGGATCAACACGAAACTTGATGAAATTCCATCCAGCTTTAGCGCCGGTTAAGGCGACTGTATTGCCATTGTCGAAAAAATTGGGCGAAGGCGCGATGGAAGTTTATCGCTTATTGGCGAAATCGTTCAATACGCAATATGATGATGCTGGCAGCATCGGTAAGCGATATCGTCGAAATGACGAAATTGGTACACCGTTTTGCATCACCTTCGATTTTGACTCACAGGAAGATGGTGCGGTAACCGTACGTCATCGTGATACGATGGAGCAAGAACGAATACCTGTATCCGAGCTGGTTGCATACCTGCGAGAACGACTTGAATTTTAG
- a CDS encoding histidine phosphatase family protein, producing the protein MGKIFITRHGETEYNLLKRMQGSIDTKLSERGLKQAVRLRDRLAGEAFDRVLASPMQRARVTAETILENRPEKLEFFEELKEMDFGFMQGKDYEFLGREYPELYRQYCESPADFQIPEGESFRGFRNRVAPIMREIESVGKSETMLIVCHGITKLILVNELKHIPLEQLWDTEVAGNTALTMFESSPDGWVLQYENDQSHLD; encoded by the coding sequence GTGGGGAAAATTTTTATTACGCGACATGGTGAAACTGAATATAATTTACTGAAACGCATGCAAGGTAGCATTGACACGAAGCTATCGGAGCGGGGACTGAAACAAGCTGTTCGGTTGAGAGATCGACTGGCGGGGGAAGCCTTCGACCGCGTTTTAGCAAGTCCGATGCAGCGAGCCCGTGTAACAGCAGAAACAATTCTTGAAAATCGTCCTGAGAAACTGGAGTTCTTTGAGGAATTAAAAGAAATGGATTTTGGTTTTATGCAAGGGAAAGACTATGAGTTTTTGGGAAGAGAGTATCCTGAATTGTATCGACAGTATTGCGAATCTCCTGCGGATTTTCAGATTCCAGAGGGAGAAAGTTTTCGCGGATTTCGGAATCGGGTTGCACCGATCATGCGGGAAATTGAGTCGGTGGGAAAATCGGAGACCATGCTGATTGTTTGTCATGGCATTACGAAGCTTATCTTGGTGAATGAGCTGAAGCATATTCCCTTGGAACAGTTATGGGATACTGAGGTTGCCGGGAATACTGCCTTGACGATGTTTGAAAGCTCGCCTGATGGTTGGGTTTTGCAGTATGAGAATGATCAATCCCATTTAGACTAA